attgggcccagaagcaaactggcagccagtggagctggcgcaacagaggagttgcgtGCTTCcggagcgccgctcctgttagcaatctggctgccgctcattggaccatttgctgcttctgaacagtcttcaaatgcaactctatgtagagcgcgttgcagtagtctatacaggatgtaaccagagcatggactacttaaaatcctattgtaactggattcataaagTGCCTGTATGgtgtatacatgaagtttgtgagtaaaccaactccgTGACTTTTAAAGAatactgtttattttgtctcttgagagcatgatttaaaggcaaatatatttaagCAAGATTatatgttttttgggcaactaaaggaacacttctgaaactctacagcagtggttctcaacctggggtccccagatgtttttggcctacaactcccagaaatcccagccagtttgccagctgttaggatttctgggagttgaaggccaaaaacatctggggaccccaggttgagaaccactgctctacagtatGTATTCCCAAAAGGTCATTTGACACAGGACCCAAAAAgattatgaatcccatttcccaaatggttatggagattcacattttccaaaaatgaTGATATCCTTCTTAACTCCTGAATGAGCAAGAAGTCTACCTGCTCCTCTCATATTCCTTAAAGAAAACCAAACAACATCCCCACGAACAATATCCAGGTTtgtgaaagattttttttcatgaaacAACCAATAAGTGGCATTCAAGCAGGACGTAGGCTACAACCTGAAATATTTCACAAGTTCCAACTCACTTTCTTCTTGGAGTAGCTAAATGTAAAGTTCCTCTGTAAACCCCAACTAAGAATCTTCCATCCATATTGGGTACAGGGAAAGTTGAGAGCGAGGGTGGGCACATTTAAACGTTTTCACATTGCAGTCAGTGTGACTTCCTTCCCCTCCTGCCAGGTGGCCGAGACCATGGCTCCTTTGCTCCAGACCCTCCTACTCCTCCTCGCCTGCTTTGTGGACACAACCCAAGCCAAGCTGTTTGATCGCTGTGAGCTGGCCCATGTGCTGAAGGATAACGGGATGGATGGATTCGAAGGGTCTAGCCTCGCTGACTGTGAGTGCTGCTCCTTGGCAGAGGACCAAACTGAAGGACACAGAGTGCAAGTAGAGTCGGCTtctcacattcactggggttagaggCACAGGACCCATGCAAAAGTGGACTAcatggtccatctagtccaatcccctgccatgcaggaaaagcaccaccaTGTACCCCTGTAGTAATGTAATTAAGGAAGTTCAGGCCACTCACCAACCCATTTTACTTCAAGGTAGGGATGGGAAGAGTGGTGCATAGACCAAGAGCATTTTGGATCCCAAGCAGCATTCCTATTTTTAGAAATATATAAtttggaaaatatgttttgtcTTCAAGGAAATTTAATCAACCCCACCTTCCATGTTTTCAGTCCATTTTAGCCCAGgataggcttttttttttttaaagcgcAATAAGTGTGGTAGATATTTATTGGAGAAGGAGTCTGGTTGGTTCATGCAGTCCTGGTCCATTTGGAAACCAACATAATGCTGCAATCCCTGAGTTTTGTTCATTCCTATTTTAAGGTCAAATTATTCCTTTTGGGTTTGAGGGAATCTTGAGGActttaaaaacctacaagaacatcTCTCAACTTCCACCAAAAATTCATCATAGAGCCACACTGGAGGGCCTAGACATTCATAGAAGTGTTTTCTTTAGGACTGTATAGCAGGACTCTTTGATCAACTTCCAGCGGAATCTAATCCATGAATAAACAAATGCACCACAGGCAAATCTGCAGATgtgtttcaggagcaacttgagaaactgcaagtcacttctggtgtgagagaatgggctgtttgcaaggatgttgcccagggaatgcccaaatgttttaccatcccgtagaaggcttctcatgtccccacatgggaagctggagctgacagagaggagctcaccctgctccctggattcaaatcactgacctttcagtcagcagtcctgttggcacaagggtttatgccattgtgccactgggggctccaatagtagtagtagtaataataataataataataattattattattattattattattattataatgttttattttttgtccGCCTCTGCTGATGGCTCGAGGTGGGGTACCACAAACATATAAGcataatatacatacacatagaatATTTTTCTAtacatctctaggtccttcagcccaCATGTCTGTTGGAAGTTgcccatagaatcacattggagggcAAAAGAGTTTCTAAGAATTTCTTAGAACATTTTAATCACATTTGAGAATAATCAAATGGAGGGCTGACTGGGCATGTTGGGCCTCTTTCCAAAAGACAGCTGTATAgatcaatagagttggaagagactacatggtccattcatggggtcaccaagCTGAAGAAACATATGCACATACAACCAAGAGCTGTGCAAACATCACTGCTTTTTATGGCTTTTGAGCAAGGAGTTATGCAGTGCCTCCTTACTCAATGCTTTACTTGGACCACATGACAGCAGTGGAATGGCACTATGGCCCAAGTTTATCCCCTTCAGTCTCAATAGTCATTGGTTGGCCAAATAAGTGCCAGAAGGTCACCCTtgttcctccatccctccccagGGGCCATCCTTATATCCTCAATGTAACCAGAGCCTGTGCACTATATCACCAACCCTACCAACATGAAAGCGAGATCAAGGTTCACATTTTCCCCACTGCTGTTTTTAgagagtgcatctacaatgtagtaTTGATCCagtctgacactactttaactaccatggctcaatgctatggaattatgggacttgtacttttacaaggtcttttctgtcaaagaatgctggtgcatcaccaaactacaaatcccaggattccacaacattgaaccatggcagtgaaagtgatgtcaaattggaTTAatactatagtgtagatcaggggtccacaaactttttaagcaaagggccaggtcacagtccctcaaactgttggtgggtcagattataatttgaaaaaaaaatacaaatgaattcctatgcacactgtacttatctaattaaaattaagaataattttaacaaatataaacttattagtatttcaatggaaagtgtgggtctgcttttggctgatgagataggattgttgttgttgttgttgtgcactttcaagtcatttcagacttaggttgaccctgagcgagggccaggtaaatgaccttggagggccgtatcagacccccggaccttagtttgaggacccgggTGTAATTGAACTCTGTCACTATCTGCATAGTTTGTTGTGTTCACTTAATACTCAAGCAGTGACTGGGACCCAGTGTATTAGGTGTTGGAACTGATAACCTGACCTCCCCGCCCCCCATTGCATTCTCTACAGGGATCTGCATGTCGTTTTTTGAGACTGGCTTTGACTCTGAGGCCGTTGATTGGCACAAGGATGGCACGAAAGACTATGGTATTTTCCACGTCAACAGCGGCTGGTGGTGCAAAGATGAATCTCTTGACAGTTCATCAGAGAACCTTTGTTCCATGTCTTGCAAAGGTCAGTGTCTCTGGTCATTGGCCAGCTTCCTGTTAGTGGCATTATGCAGGGATGTGATTTTGCACAGTAATCAAATCCCATTGACCATGGGATTTGATTATTGTGCACATGGGACAGTTAGTTGCTTATTTAAATCCCATATTTCTCAAAGTTAAAAGAGAAATAATATATTGCTGTACACTTGCTGCTATCCCACTGTGAGATAGTGTCAACTTATTGTCTTGATGATGGGTGGCATTGCACAAAACCTGGAGAACCTCATTGCAGAAGATACATTCCATCACTACGGGATGATCAGGGGCTTTGTCCATTAATAACCCATGACGTCTAGATCCCAGGGAGGTGGCAGACCAGCAATGATGTTGTGTGATAGGGATCATCAACACTGGTGATGGTTCTGTTACTGTGCCCTTGCCCACCTCCATGCGATAAAGTCCATGGTTTAAAATCTCTACCAAATACAAAAGCCTAAAGCAGGGTTGTCAAATTAATTTTCAACAGACTTttggttgtcttcaaagggccattgaatgcATGAATGGAGATACAGTGGATACAAAGGGccactatttatttttaatgcagtGGTGGGTCCTCTCTAGTTTTAACCTAAGTTTTAGCTAGAAAATTCTTGGAAGTATAatcctaggaaggaaggaagagaggaaaagagagaaaagagagaaaagaggaagagaggaaaagaaaaagaggtaggagattgggttgctgtgagttttccaggctgtgcgaccatattccagaagcattctctcctgatgtttcgtccacatctatggcaggaattctcagaggttgtgaggtctgttggaaactaggcaagtgaggtttatatatctgtggggatgtccagggtgggagaaagaactcttgtctgctggaggcaagtgtgaatgtttcaactgactaccttgattagcattgaatggtcttgcagcttcaaaacctggctgcttcctgcttggggggaatctttgttgggaagtgttagctggccctgattgtttcatgtctggaattcccctattttttttttgtttatttactgtcctgattttggagtttttaaatactgatagccagggAGGGGATTTTTCCAAAGTCAGTTCACAATAGAAACCACAGTCattcaaaggtctggaagctggTTCTATATGACTCTAAAGTGCTGGGATTTTTGTGCCTACATTCCAATTCCCCTAAAACATTTCAATTATAGATCTTCTTGCTCATTGCATATAATATGCGACTTGAGTTTTTAGGGACCTTCCTCCACTTACCATGAACAGAAAGAGAAATTATGGTACAACACTGCCATCTGCTGGCTATTTACCTTC
This genomic interval from Anolis sagrei isolate rAnoSag1 chromosome 2, rAnoSag1.mat, whole genome shotgun sequence contains the following:
- the LOC132765451 gene encoding lysozyme C-like, translating into MAPLLQTLLLLLACFVDTTQAKLFDRCELAHVLKDNGMDGFEGSSLADWICMSFFETGFDSEAVDWHKDGTKDYGIFHVNSGWWCKDESLDSSSENLCSMSCKDLLNDDIIDDINCAKKIVQDPQGMGSWDQWLKHCKNQDPSRWLKGCKV